The Microcella flavibacter DNA segment ACTCGGCGCTGTCGCTCTCGGCGTTCGGCGGCACCGTGCCCGCCGCCTCGAACTCGGTGCCCTTGTGCACGAGCATCGTGGCGTCGCCGCCGTCGTCGAGGATGAGCGTGGGGCCGTCGTGGCCGCCGGCCGACCAGTCGAAGATCTGCTGGGTGGCCCACCAGTACTCCTCGAGCGTCTCGCCCTTCCAGGCGAAGACGGGGGTTCCCTCGGGATTCTCGGGGGTGCCGGTCGGGCCGACGACGACCGCGGCCGCCGCCTCGTCCTGCGTCGAGAAGATGTTGCAGCTCGCCCAGCGCACCTCGGCGCCGAGCGCGACGAGGGTCTCGATGAGAACGGCCGTCTGCACGGTCATGTGCAGCGAGCCCGCGATGCGCGCGCCCCTCAGCGGCTGGTGCGGGCCGAACTCCTCGCGCAGGGCCATGAGGCCCGGCATCTCGTGCTCGGCGAGGCGCAGCTGATGCCGCCCCGCCTCGGCGAGGTGCAGGTCGCGCACCTTGTAGTCGATGCCGCCCCGCACGTCGGCGGTGAGGGTGGTGTGCTGCGCGGGCGCGCCGGTGTCGATGGCCATGCGCTCATTCTCGCAGGCCCGCGCCCGAGGGCGGGCTGTGCGGGGCGGGTGCGGATGCCGCGCTCAGGCAGGATGCTCCGCTCAGGCTCGGATGAGCGCGAGCACCTCGTCGCGCAGCACCTGCATCGTGCTCGCGGTCGCCGCCTCCGCGTTGAGCCGCAGCAGGGGCTCGGTGTTGGAGGGGCGCACGTTGAACCACCAGAAGCCGTCGCCGGCGGCGCCCGAGACGGTGAGGCCGTCGAGCTCGTCGAACTCGCCGCGACCCGCGAAGGCCTCGACGATGCGGGTGTACGCGGCCGGCACGTCGGTCACGGTCGAGTTGATCTCGCCGCTCGCCGTGTACGGCGTGAACTGCGCCGCCAGCGCCGAGAGCGGGCCCTCGAACTCGCCGAACTGCGCGATGAGGTGCATCGCGGCGAGCATCCCGTTGTCGGCCCCCCAGAAGTCGCGGAAGTAGTAGTGGGCGGAGTGCTCGCCGCCGAAGATGGCGCCGGTCTCGCGCATCCTGTCCTTGATGAGCGAGTGGCCGACGTTCGTGCGCACCGGGATCGCGCCCGCCTGCTCGATCGTCTCGGCGACGATGCGCGACGTGATGAGGTTGTGGATGACGTGGATGTCGCCCTGCTCGCCGGCGGCCCGCACGCGGGTGATCTCGCGCAGCGCGACGATGGCGGCGACCGCGCTCGGGGTGACCGGCTCCCCCCGCTCGTCGATGACGAAGCAGCGGTCGGCGTCGCCGTCGAAGGCGAGCCCGAGGTCGGCCCCGTGCTCGAGCACCGCGGCCTGCAGGTCGCGCAGGTTCTCGGGCTCGAGCGGGTTCGCCTCGTGGTTCGGGAAGGTGCCGTCGAGCTCGAAGTAGAGCGGGATGATCTCGAGCGGGAGGGCCGGGAGGCCCGCCGCCGTTCCGAGCACGGCGGGGACGGTCATCCCGCCCATGCCGTTGCCCGCGTCGACGACCACGCGCAGCGGGCGCACGCCCGAGAGGTCGACGAGCTCGCGCAGGTAGGCGGCGTAGTCGGCGAGCACGTCGCGCTCGGAGTAGCCGCCCGGCTCGGCGACGGCGGGGACAGCGCCCTCGGCGAGGTACGCGGAGGCGCGGTCGCGGATGCCCGCGAGGCCCGTGCCGATGCTGATGCCCTGCGCGCCCGCGCGCGAGAACTTGATGCCGTTGTAGGTGGCGGGGTTGTGGCTGGCCGTGAACATCGCCGCCGGGGCGTCGTACCGGCCGGAGGCGAAGTAGGACTCGTCGGTCGAGCACAGGCCGAGGTTCACGACGTGCGCCCCGCGCGCCTGGGCGCCGCGCGCGAAGGCCGCCACGAAGCGGGGCGAGGAGTCGCGCATGTCGTGGCCGACGACGACCTCGGCGCCCGCGGCCCCGATCTCGTCGACGAAGCCGGCGCCGAGCGCCTCGACGACCTCCTCGGTGAGCTGCGAGCCGACGAGGCCTCGCACGTCGTAGGCCTTGATGAACGCGCTGAGATCGGGTGCGGTGGTCACAGGGTCGAAGAGTAGCGGACGACCTGCCAGCCCTGCGGGGCCGAGAGGCTCTGCGCGTGGCGCTCGCACAGGTCGTAGCCGTGCGGCTCGGGGCGCCCGCTCAGCGGTCCGAGCACGGCCATCGAGTCGGCGTAGACGTAGGTGAGCGTGCTCACCGCGGCATCGCCGCACGCGACCCTGCTGCATCCCCTGGCGCTCATCGCCGCTCAGCATACGGCGGCACTACCCTGGGGGCATGCCGTTCCCGTCGCGCCGCTCGCGCTCCTCGCGCCGGGACGGCGGCGGTCAGGGCTCCGGCGCGACCGCGCGGGGCGCCGCCGCGCCCCCTGCGCCGCCGAGCGCCCGCGCTCGCGCCCGCCACGGCCGCGGTGGCCGCTCCCTCGTCACGGGCGCGCACCTGCCGCCCGTGCACACCCGCCGCGACCTCTTCGAGACGACCGTGCGCTCCTCGGCCGACTACCTGCAGGATCTGTGGCCCGATGAGCTGGCCACCCTGCGCATCGAGGTGCTGCCGATGCCCGACCAGCCGATCGGGGTGCGGGGCGTCGCGCGCTGGCGGGTGCTGCCCGAGCACTCGCTCGTCGTGCTGTACCGCATCCCGATCGAGCGGATGAGCCGGCTGCACCGCGACGACGACTGGCATCGGCGGCTCATGATCGAGTCCTGCGTGTTCCGGGCGGTCGGGGAGCTCATCGGCAAGGATCCTTGGGATCTCGCGCCCGACCGATTCCGGCACTGGTGACGAGCCGCGCGGCCCGGCCTCAGGGGTAGATCGTGAGCGGGCGGGGCGAGCCGGCCGGCGGGAGCACGCGGGAGACGTCGAGCCCGGCATCCCCCCGATAGCTGACGGCGGCGTGCACCTCGCCCGTCGTCGTGATCCTCGGGGCGCTGCTGCCGGCGACGGGCAGCGTCACGGCGCCCTGGGCGGGGATCTCGAGCTCGCGGCCGTCGACGGCGACGGTGACGGCGCTGCCGCCCGCGACGAGGTGGAGCAGGGCGCCCGAGCCGGGGGCGACGGCGGCGATGACCTCGCCGTCGTCGACGTCGAGCACCGGAGCCGCGGAGACCCACGCGACGTCGAGGCCCGCGGACGCGAGCGCGCCGATGCGGGCCCCCGCGACGACCGGCACGTCGGACTCGATCGCGAGCGCGTACTCGCCGTCGGTGACACGCTCGCTCAGCGAGACGTCGAGCACCCGGCCGGCCTCGACCTCGGCGCGCACGAGCACCTCATCGCCGCCGCCCGCCGGGATGATGCGCACCGCGACCTCGGCGTCCTCCTCGCCGGGAACGAGCATACGGAGGGTCGGCGCGTAGTCGAGGGATCCATCGTCGGCCGCGACCTCGGCGACCGCCGCGAGGTCGATCACCGGGAAGGCCGGGATCACCTGCCGCAGCGCCGGCGCGGGCGAGCCGGTGACGATGGTCGCGCCCGCGGGGTCGAGGCCCCGCACGATCGTCTGCTGCAGCGTCGCGGTCACCGAGCCGCCCCTGCTCGTCACGCCGACGACGGGCGAGAGCTCACCGGGGGCGAGCCCGGCGAGCGGGATGACGCGCTGGCTGCCCGGCGCGACGACGATGCCGCGCGTGCCGGGAGCGTCGACCAGGCCGGCGGTGCCGTACACGTCGAGGGCGACGGTCGCGGCGACGGCGCCGG contains these protein-coding regions:
- a CDS encoding phosphomannomutase/phosphoglucomutase: MTTAPDLSAFIKAYDVRGLVGSQLTEEVVEALGAGFVDEIGAAGAEVVVGHDMRDSSPRFVAAFARGAQARGAHVVNLGLCSTDESYFASGRYDAPAAMFTASHNPATYNGIKFSRAGAQGISIGTGLAGIRDRASAYLAEGAVPAVAEPGGYSERDVLADYAAYLRELVDLSGVRPLRVVVDAGNGMGGMTVPAVLGTAAGLPALPLEIIPLYFELDGTFPNHEANPLEPENLRDLQAAVLEHGADLGLAFDGDADRCFVIDERGEPVTPSAVAAIVALREITRVRAAGEQGDIHVIHNLITSRIVAETIEQAGAIPVRTNVGHSLIKDRMRETGAIFGGEHSAHYYFRDFWGADNGMLAAMHLIAQFGEFEGPLSALAAQFTPYTASGEINSTVTDVPAAYTRIVEAFAGRGEFDELDGLTVSGAAGDGFWWFNVRPSNTEPLLRLNAEAATASTMQVLRDEVLALIRA
- a CDS encoding DUF3499 family protein, with protein sequence MSARGCSRVACGDAAVSTLTYVYADSMAVLGPLSGRPEPHGYDLCERHAQSLSAPQGWQVVRYSSTL
- a CDS encoding metallopeptidase family protein, encoding MPFPSRRSRSSRRDGGGQGSGATARGAAAPPAPPSARARARHGRGGRSLVTGAHLPPVHTRRDLFETTVRSSADYLQDLWPDELATLRIEVLPMPDQPIGVRGVARWRVLPEHSLVVLYRIPIERMSRLHRDDDWHRRLMIESCVFRAVGELIGKDPWDLAPDRFRHW
- a CDS encoding DUF5719 family protein is translated as MPGPSIQAAAPAIDVVPDRGDQLLVCPGPVLGLSAGAEAQVAAVANPERLASGTGLVEGGIPISDALEGGAATITLPVGAPDTRVAAVERTEPATDDVRGLAAGECAAPQPTSWLVGGDTTTGRTTWIVLSNPGAVAATVALDVYGTAGLVDAPGTRGIVVAPGSQRVIPLAGLAPGELSPVVGVTSRGGSVTATLQQTIVRGLDPAGATIVTGSPAPALRQVIPAFPVIDLAAVAEVAADDGSLDYAPTLRMLVPGEEDAEVAVRIIPAGGGDEVLVRAEVEAGRVLDVSLSERVTDGEYALAIESDVPVVAGARIGALASAGLDVAWVSAAPVLDVDDGEVIAAVAPGSGALLHLVAGGSAVTVAVDGRELEIPAQGAVTLPVAGSSAPRITTTGEVHAAVSYRGDAGLDVSRVLPPAGSPRPLTIYP